In Geminocystis sp. NIES-3708, a single window of DNA contains:
- the queA gene encoding tRNA preQ1(34) S-adenosylmethionine ribosyltransferase-isomerase QueA — MNLDQQLSSYDYFLPPNLIAQNPVSPRDSSRLLVVKSEGKIDHSIFCNLPDFLLPGDLLVLNDTRVIPARLYGKKSTGAQVEVLLVEETTNNCWLALVKPGKRFSIGSEILFGDSSLLKATVVGKDKSTGGRFLQFQINESQSFWEILDQVGNIPFPPYVTESQANPQQYQTIYAEKQGAIAAPTAGLHFTQKLLTELQQRQINIATVTLHVGIGTFRPVEVENILTHEMHQEWIEINQNTIDAIKATKEKGRKVIAVGTTVVRTLEGAYKHQQKLAPFSGKTDLFIYPGYEFKVIDGLITNFHLPKSSLLMLVSALIGRKRLMSIYQEAIEEKYRFYSFGDGMFIMPNQNIES, encoded by the coding sequence ATGAACCTCGATCAACAATTATCTAGTTATGATTATTTTTTACCACCAAACTTAATTGCTCAGAATCCCGTCAGCCCGAGGGATAGTTCTCGTTTATTAGTTGTTAAATCTGAAGGGAAAATTGATCATAGTATTTTTTGTAACTTACCTGATTTTTTATTGCCCGGAGATTTATTGGTTTTAAATGATACCCGTGTTATTCCTGCTCGTTTATACGGTAAAAAGTCAACAGGTGCACAAGTTGAGGTTTTATTAGTAGAAGAAACTACAAATAATTGTTGGTTAGCCTTAGTTAAACCAGGAAAACGCTTTTCTATCGGTAGCGAAATTTTGTTTGGTGATTCTTCTTTATTAAAAGCTACAGTTGTAGGGAAAGATAAATCAACAGGAGGACGTTTTTTACAGTTTCAAATCAATGAATCTCAGTCTTTTTGGGAAATTTTAGATCAAGTGGGTAATATTCCGTTTCCTCCTTACGTTACTGAGTCTCAGGCTAATCCTCAACAATATCAAACTATCTACGCTGAAAAACAAGGTGCGATCGCAGCACCAACGGCAGGTTTACATTTCACACAAAAGCTATTAACAGAATTACAACAAAGACAAATAAATATTGCGACGGTTACTCTTCACGTTGGCATTGGCACTTTTCGCCCTGTAGAAGTAGAGAATATTCTAACCCATGAAATGCACCAAGAATGGATTGAAATTAATCAAAATACTATTGATGCTATTAAAGCAACAAAAGAAAAAGGAAGAAAAGTAATTGCAGTAGGGACAACAGTAGTTAGAACTTTGGAAGGTGCATATAAACATCAACAAAAATTAGCCCCTTTTTCTGGCAAAACTGATTTATTTATTTATCCGGGTTATGAATTTAAAGTAATAGATGGTTTAATCACTAATTTTCATTTACCAAAATCTAGTTTATTAATGTTAGTGAGTGCTTTAATTGGTAGAAAAAGATTAATGAGTATTTATCAAGAAGCTATCGAAGAAAAATATCGTTTTTATTCCTTTGGAGATGGAATGTTTATTATGCCAAATCAAAATATTGAAAGTTAA
- the psb32 gene encoding photosystem II repair protein Psb32, with protein sequence MTKVNAIITSLLLFLVLFLNVGVNSASATGVYDLPLVNNGDDIWIIDDAEVISKTTEAQLNNQLKDLATNTGNETRMVVINRLEYGDTIESLTEEIFAKWYPTPEEQNHQTLLVLDTLTNRTAIESGEGVASVLTPEISDSIVKETIVVPLKSSQYNQALIDAGDRLVAVLSGQEDPGAPKIKELDIDGTFTSAEETDDRSATIWMIVLLGLATLIPMITYFWYVGFPGN encoded by the coding sequence ATGACAAAAGTAAATGCAATAATTACCAGTTTACTACTTTTTTTAGTATTGTTTTTAAATGTCGGTGTCAATTCCGCTTCAGCCACGGGAGTTTATGATCTACCTTTAGTTAACAATGGGGATGATATTTGGATAATTGATGATGCGGAAGTTATCAGTAAAACGACAGAAGCTCAATTAAACAATCAATTGAAAGATTTAGCAACGAATACAGGCAATGAAACTCGCATGGTTGTTATTAATCGTCTTGAATATGGTGATACGATAGAATCTCTGACGGAAGAAATTTTCGCTAAATGGTATCCGACTCCTGAAGAACAAAATCATCAAACTCTATTAGTATTAGATACATTAACTAATCGTACAGCCATAGAAAGTGGTGAGGGCGTTGCTTCAGTTTTAACTCCTGAGATTAGCGATAGTATTGTCAAAGAAACTATAGTTGTACCTCTTAAAAGTTCACAGTACAATCAGGCTTTAATTGATGCTGGCGATCGCCTTGTAGCTGTTCTGTCAGGACAAGAAGATCCCGGAGCTCCAAAAATTAAAGAATTAGACATAGATGGAACTTTTACCAGTGCAGAAGAGACTGATGATCGTAGTGCCACTATTTGGATGATTGTGCTTTTAGGATTAGCTACTTTAATACCAATGATCACTTATTTTTGGTATGTAGGATTTCCTGGTAATTAG
- a CDS encoding DUF6761 family protein, whose amino-acid sequence MLTDPFVIRYYQKLTDGMVDLWHRGSRYEELRIYMEGYLTCLRLTNVIEGYQIHRLEEEAFRFLRDPSNFELAMPQMQKEHDYY is encoded by the coding sequence ATGCTCACAGATCCCTTTGTTATTCGATACTATCAAAAACTAACCGATGGAATGGTGGATTTATGGCATAGAGGTAGTCGTTATGAAGAGTTGAGAATATATATGGAAGGGTATCTAACTTGTCTCCGTCTCACTAACGTAATCGAAGGCTATCAAATTCATCGTTTAGAAGAAGAGGCTTTTCGCTTTCTTCGAGATCCTTCTAATTTTGAATTAGCCATGCCTCAAATGCAAAAAGAACACGATTACTATTAA
- the hisB gene encoding imidazoleglycerol-phosphate dehydratase HisB, with the protein MSIITTLPTNLESIAHQSRVASISRTTKETDIQVQVNLDGDGKCNVNTGIPFLDHMLHQICSHGLLDLDIQAKGDIEIDDHHTNEDVAITLGQAIAEALGNRKGINRFGHFVAPLDEALIQVALDFSGRPHLSYGLNIPTERVGNYDTQLVREFFVALVNHSQITLHIRQLDGINSHHIIEATFKAFARAMRMALEMDIRRIQEIPSSKGVL; encoded by the coding sequence ATGTCAATTATTACTACTTTACCCACTAATTTAGAATCTATAGCTCATCAAAGCCGTGTTGCCTCTATTAGTCGTACAACAAAAGAAACAGATATTCAAGTACAAGTAAATCTTGATGGGGACGGAAAATGTAATGTTAATACTGGTATTCCTTTTCTTGATCATATGCTACACCAAATTTGTTCTCATGGTTTATTAGATTTAGATATTCAAGCCAAAGGAGACATTGAAATAGATGATCATCATACAAACGAAGATGTTGCCATTACATTAGGACAAGCCATTGCTGAAGCCTTAGGTAATCGAAAAGGAATTAATCGTTTTGGTCATTTTGTTGCTCCTTTAGATGAAGCCTTAATTCAAGTTGCTCTTGATTTTTCTGGAAGACCACATTTAAGCTATGGTTTAAATATACCGACAGAAAGAGTGGGAAATTATGATACTCAATTAGTCAGAGAATTTTTTGTAGCTTTAGTCAATCATAGTCAAATAACTTTACATATTCGTCAACTAGATGGAATTAATTCTCATCATATCATTGAAGCAACCTTTAAAGCCTTTGCCAGAGCTATGCGTATGGCTTTAGAGATGGATATTCGTCGTATTCAGGAAATACCTAGCTCTAAAGGAGTTTTATAA
- a CDS encoding phosphotransacetylase family protein, whose protein sequence is MSSKYLLIASSEPYTGKSATILGIAHQLQNKGIKLGYGKPIGTCFNPLDNLGDEQDLQFISQILKLPESQLKSPLLLLDEKTIIEHLGKESNYQDQLIEYCNSIDADLTLLEGAGNLTQGNLFHLSAPEVAEKINASVLLVVKYEPLLIIDQILAAKDVFGDRLIGVLINSIPHEQFDILENTIKPFFKSRNIDILGMLPTDRLLQSVSVRELVSQLKAKVLCREDRLDLMVESLTVGAMNVNSALEYFRQRQNMAVVTGSDRTDLQLAALESSTNCLILTGHTPPQQLILARAEDLEIPILTVDFDTLTTVEIVDQAFGTVRLHETIKVECVQNLIEEHFDIDLLLQKLHF, encoded by the coding sequence ATGTCAAGTAAATATTTATTAATCGCTTCTAGTGAGCCATATACCGGTAAATCGGCGACTATTCTTGGTATCGCTCATCAATTACAAAATAAAGGCATTAAATTAGGTTATGGTAAGCCCATTGGCACTTGTTTTAATCCATTAGATAACCTTGGAGATGAGCAAGATTTACAATTTATCAGTCAAATCTTAAAATTACCAGAATCTCAACTAAAATCACCCTTATTATTACTAGATGAAAAAACCATCATCGAACATTTGGGTAAAGAAAGTAACTATCAAGATCAATTAATTGAATACTGTAATTCTATTGATGCTGATTTAACTCTTTTAGAAGGGGCAGGAAATTTAACTCAAGGAAATTTATTTCATCTTAGTGCCCCAGAAGTAGCAGAAAAAATTAATGCTTCCGTGTTATTGGTGGTAAAGTATGAACCTTTGTTGATTATTGACCAAATTTTAGCCGCCAAAGATGTTTTTGGAGATCGTCTTATAGGGGTTTTAATTAATAGTATTCCCCATGAACAATTCGACATTTTAGAAAACACCATTAAACCTTTTTTTAAATCAAGGAATATCGATATTTTGGGAATGTTGCCCACCGATAGACTTTTACAAAGTGTTAGTGTCAGGGAATTAGTTTCTCAACTTAAAGCAAAGGTTTTATGTCGTGAAGATCGTTTAGATTTAATGGTAGAAAGCCTTACCGTTGGTGCAATGAATGTTAATTCTGCCCTTGAATATTTTCGTCAGCGACAAAATATGGCTGTGGTAACAGGAAGCGATCGCACAGATTTACAATTAGCGGCATTAGAAAGCTCTACAAACTGTTTAATTTTAACTGGTCATACTCCTCCACAACAATTGATTTTAGCCCGTGCTGAAGATTTAGAAATTCCAATCCTCACGGTAGATTTTGATACTCTCACCACTGTCGAAATAGTTGATCAAGCATTTGGAACAGTAAGATTACACGAAACTATCAAAGTCGAATGTGTACAGAATTTAATAGAAGAACACTTTGATATAGATTTATTGCTACAAAAATTACACTTTTAA
- the ffh gene encoding signal recognition particle protein, which yields MFDALAERLEDTWKKLRGQGKISQSNIQDALQEVRRALLEADVNFQVVKSFVAEVEKNALGAEVISGVNPQQQFIKIVYDELVKVMGESNVPLANAQTSPTVILMAGLQGAGKTTATAKLGLFLQKQKRSCLMVATDVYRPAAIDQLITLGNQIQIPVFQLGKDTNPVEIARQGIAYAKENGIDTVIVDTAGRLQIDQDMMAELAQIKEVVQPDEILLVVDSMTGQEAANVTRTFHEEIGITGAILTKMDGDSRGGAALSVRTISGQPIKFIGVGEKVEALEPFYPERMASRILNMGDIVTLVEKAQEELDIADVEKMQKKMMEAKFDFNDFIKQMRLLKNMGSFAGVMKLIPGMNKLGAGALEQGEVQLKRTEAMINSMTKEERENPQLLSQSPNRRRRVAKGSGHEEKDVSRLVSDFTRMRTMMQQMSMGGGLPGMPGMGGMPGMGGLFGGNRPGFRNEPPAKKPKKIKKKRGFADL from the coding sequence ATGTTTGATGCTTTAGCGGAACGTTTAGAAGATACATGGAAAAAGTTACGTGGTCAAGGTAAAATCAGTCAATCAAATATTCAAGATGCCTTACAAGAAGTTAGACGGGCTTTACTAGAAGCTGATGTTAATTTTCAGGTAGTTAAAAGTTTTGTTGCCGAAGTTGAAAAAAATGCTTTAGGTGCAGAGGTTATTTCTGGAGTTAACCCTCAACAACAGTTTATTAAAATTGTCTATGACGAATTAGTCAAAGTCATGGGGGAAAGTAATGTACCTTTGGCTAATGCTCAGACTTCACCCACCGTTATTTTAATGGCAGGTTTACAAGGTGCTGGTAAAACTACGGCTACCGCTAAATTAGGCTTATTTTTACAAAAACAAAAACGTAGTTGTTTGATGGTAGCAACAGACGTTTATCGTCCAGCAGCGATCGATCAGTTAATTACATTAGGTAATCAAATCCAAATTCCTGTTTTTCAGCTAGGCAAAGATACTAACCCCGTTGAAATTGCCCGTCAAGGTATTGCTTATGCAAAAGAAAATGGTATTGATACCGTAATTGTTGACACTGCTGGTCGATTACAAATAGATCAGGATATGATGGCGGAGTTAGCTCAAATCAAGGAAGTAGTTCAACCTGATGAAATTTTATTAGTAGTGGACTCCATGACAGGGCAAGAAGCGGCTAATGTTACTCGTACTTTCCATGAAGAAATCGGTATTACGGGAGCTATTCTGACGAAAATGGACGGGGATAGTCGTGGTGGTGCAGCGTTATCCGTACGGACAATTTCAGGACAACCGATTAAATTTATTGGCGTGGGGGAAAAAGTAGAAGCCTTAGAACCATTTTATCCTGAACGTATGGCTTCTCGTATTCTGAATATGGGAGATATTGTAACTCTGGTAGAAAAAGCCCAAGAAGAGTTAGATATTGCCGATGTTGAGAAAATGCAGAAGAAAATGATGGAAGCTAAGTTTGATTTTAATGATTTTATCAAACAAATGCGTCTTCTTAAAAATATGGGTTCTTTTGCTGGAGTTATGAAATTAATTCCGGGGATGAATAAACTTGGTGCAGGAGCGTTAGAGCAAGGAGAAGTTCAATTAAAACGTACTGAAGCCATGATTAACTCCATGACGAAGGAAGAAAGAGAAAATCCTCAATTATTATCCCAATCACCTAATCGTCGTCGTAGAGTCGCAAAAGGCTCAGGGCATGAAGAAAAAGATGTTTCTCGTTTAGTCAGTGATTTTACTCGGATGCGTACCATGATGCAACAAATGAGCATGGGTGGTGGTTTACCCGGAATGCCCGGCATGGGTGGAATGCCTGGTATGGGTGGATTATTTGGCGGTAATCGCCCCGGTTTTAGAAATGAGCCCCCTGCTAAAAAACCTAAAAAAATTAAGAAAAAAAGAGGTTTTGCTGATCTGTAA
- a CDS encoding DUF4335 domain-containing protein — protein sequence MSDSIERQYLSPNCILSLQGFTDQNNSHENQPILSVLSQAQCQIIGHPVILSGGLVFMEHLIKAVSAYAQELLSGLNHSWEYTDDTNYISISKIPDKNRHLLVWQEKKDDTNNQLQIELSTVQFFDLLETIDQLSVDDYTLPQLQDNPQPLSPRHRQGDISLIEQSTPAVMGFFSLALAAIALFMIPNPSTIKDPNQEPKPTPTQNNNGLVPPSQLPNQP from the coding sequence ATGAGTGATTCTATCGAGCGTCAATATCTTTCTCCCAACTGTATTTTATCTTTGCAGGGTTTTACTGATCAGAATAATAGCCATGAAAATCAACCTATTTTGTCGGTGTTAAGTCAAGCTCAATGTCAAATAATTGGTCATCCGGTTATTCTGAGTGGCGGCTTAGTTTTTATGGAACATTTAATTAAAGCGGTTAGTGCCTATGCCCAAGAGTTATTGAGTGGTTTAAATCATAGTTGGGAATATACTGATGATACTAATTATATTTCAATTAGTAAAATACCTGATAAAAACCGTCATCTTTTAGTATGGCAAGAAAAAAAAGACGATACGAATAATCAGTTACAAATTGAACTAAGTACTGTACAGTTTTTTGATTTGTTGGAAACTATCGACCAACTTTCTGTTGATGACTATACTTTACCCCAACTCCAAGATAACCCTCAACCTCTGTCACCTCGTCATCGTCAGGGAGATATTTCTTTAATTGAACAGTCAACTCCAGCAGTTATGGGATTTTTTAGTTTAGCTTTAGCTGCGATCGCTTTATTTATGATCCCCAATCCTAGCACCATTAAAGATCCTAATCAAGAACCAAAACCAACTCCCACACAAAATAATAATGGACTTGTACCGCCTTCACAACTTCCCAATCAACCTTAA
- a CDS encoding ABC transporter ATP-binding protein codes for MASFKDLIKYYDDYKLTVFLSIGAAGLFELIDLIVPYLIGQILNIISGQKIDNFLQIAVINIADIVNINSNYKTLSLVVLVAIIFLITVVRAPIQPWIGSWFHWEITLKTRRDYSQKVIEKILSLPLSFYDENNPGRIAGRVARGIANHTWTYPEIAGQLLPKLIRVLGIFFVILLLEKKIAIGFIFSFTAILIFTLIHLKKLIKQEELLDKHQENTESRTSEIITNIKTVKAFATESQELVRQKKRLNREYKVVIHRIHLGYVKLATWSRTIVQLSLFLIFLSILIPTVKQQVSIGHFITIYTVASMAYAEIEPISTLSEVFARRYASMIRFHEFMNLPLGEDASVLNPQNIIENNYKFNGKIQLKNLSFGYHDNRLVIDKINILINPYETVALVGRSGSGKSTLVKLLYRYFEPLNGEILLDGINIKNFDISGYRRRLAIVHQEVDMFNGTVFDNLIYGNPHVNLKEVKQACAIARVDEFIQDLPEKYHTVVGERGVRLSGGQKQRLGIARALIMNPDILIFDEATSSLDYESEREIQLAMRSIFGTRTTIIIAHRLSTVREADKIVVLDQGKIAEVGNHEELLARQGIYHRLHSLQESGDLY; via the coding sequence ATGGCTTCTTTTAAAGATTTAATTAAATATTATGATGACTATAAATTAACAGTTTTTTTAAGCATAGGTGCGGCAGGTTTATTTGAATTGATTGATCTTATTGTTCCTTATTTAATTGGACAAATACTTAATATTATATCAGGACAAAAAATAGATAATTTTTTACAAATAGCTGTTATAAATATTGCTGATATTGTTAACATTAATAGTAACTATAAAACTTTATCTTTAGTTGTTCTAGTAGCAATTATTTTTCTTATTACTGTTGTGAGAGCTCCTATTCAACCGTGGATTGGTTCATGGTTTCATTGGGAAATTACTCTAAAAACTCGTCGAGATTATTCTCAAAAAGTAATTGAAAAAATACTGAGTTTACCCCTTAGCTTTTATGATGAAAATAACCCCGGAAGAATTGCGGGTAGAGTCGCCAGAGGTATTGCAAATCATACATGGACATACCCAGAAATAGCTGGGCAATTATTACCTAAACTAATTAGGGTTTTAGGAATATTTTTCGTTATATTATTACTAGAAAAAAAGATTGCTATTGGCTTTATTTTTTCCTTTACCGCTATCTTAATTTTTACTTTAATACATCTAAAGAAATTAATTAAACAGGAGGAATTGTTAGATAAACATCAAGAAAATACAGAAAGCAGAACCTCAGAAATTATTACAAATATAAAAACTGTCAAGGCTTTTGCTACAGAATCTCAAGAATTAGTTAGACAAAAAAAACGATTAAATAGAGAATATAAAGTCGTCATCCATCGCATTCATTTAGGTTATGTAAAATTAGCCACATGGTCAAGAACAATTGTACAATTATCCTTATTTTTAATCTTTTTATCTATTTTAATTCCTACGGTAAAACAACAAGTTTCTATCGGTCATTTTATCACTATTTATACTGTAGCAAGTATGGCTTATGCGGAAATTGAACCCATTAGCACACTATCCGAAGTTTTTGCTCGTCGCTATGCTTCTATGATTCGTTTTCATGAATTTATGAATTTACCTTTAGGGGAAGATGCGTCAGTTTTAAACCCTCAAAATATCATCGAAAATAATTATAAATTTAACGGTAAAATACAACTCAAAAATCTCTCTTTTGGTTATCATGATAATCGTTTAGTTATTGATAAGATTAACATTCTAATTAATCCTTATGAAACAGTTGCTTTAGTGGGTAGATCTGGGTCAGGAAAATCTACATTAGTTAAACTTTTATATCGTTATTTTGAACCTTTAAATGGAGAAATTTTGTTAGATGGAATTAATATTAAAAACTTTGATATTTCTGGTTATCGTCGCCGTTTAGCTATTGTGCATCAGGAAGTTGATATGTTTAATGGTACTGTTTTCGATAATTTAATTTATGGCAATCCTCATGTCAATTTAAAAGAAGTTAAACAGGCTTGTGCGATCGCTAGAGTTGATGAATTTATCCAAGATTTACCCGAAAAATATCATACTGTTGTTGGTGAAAGGGGAGTTAGACTTTCTGGTGGGCAAAAACAAAGACTGGGTATTGCTAGAGCGTTAATCATGAATCCTGACATATTAATTTTTGATGAAGCTACTTCTAGCCTTGATTATGAGTCAGAAAGAGAAATTCAATTGGCAATGCGATCGATTTTCGGCACTCGTACTACCATTATTATCGCCCATCGTTTAAGCACTGTTAGAGAAGCAGATAAAATTGTAGTATTAGATCAAGGAAAAATTGCAGAAGTTGGCAACCATGAAGAGTTATTGGCAAGACAAGGAATTTATCACAGGTTACACTCTTTACAAGAAAGTGGAGATTTGTATTAA
- a CDS encoding calcium-binding protein, translating into MTTTIRLDNNDNIRDFSSLTDDLIILGLLGNDSLIGGTGNDRIDGSGDNDTLNGGVGNDTLNGGAGNDLLQANGNDRLDGNTDNDNLSATGNNNTLIGGSGNDTLSATGNNNILNGDSDNDTLSVTGDNNTLNGGSGNDILSATGNNNILIGGSGNDSLDGGSSNDTLIGDTGNDTLNGGSGNDSLDGGSGNDTLIGDTGNDTLNGGSGNDSLDGGSGNDTLIGDTGNDTLNGGSDNDSLDGSSGNDSLNGGSGNDTLNGGVGIDTLIGGADNDFYFVDNIGDVVTEAFNEGIDTVSSTISYTISENVENLILSGTTNLNGTGNDGDNTITGNTGNNILIGGIGNDNIFAGQGNDTINGGDGNDTITGNQGNDTINGGDGNDTIFGGQGDDTINGGIGTDSLSGDLGSDTYIIDDNISIVVESTAGISGGIDTVISSVNYTLTTNVENLVLTGNTGLGGTGNTGDNQVTGNSANNTLTGDAGADTLIGGAGNDALIGGIGNDLLIGGAGADNLTGGDNVDRFDYKNLRDSLLANPDTITNFNADEDLIRVLRLPGAFNNLTSTPVTALTQSAIQAVLTSGIFVANSAATFTDGTNTYLAINNTSAGFSASTDAIINITGFTGTLATNDFTNI; encoded by the coding sequence ATGACCACGACGATTAGACTAGATAATAATGATAATATTAGAGATTTTAGCTCTTTAACTGACGATCTAATTATATTAGGACTACTTGGTAATGATTCTTTAATTGGTGGCACGGGGAATGATCGCATAGATGGTAGCGGTGATAACGATACCCTAAATGGTGGTGTGGGTAATGATACCCTGAATGGTGGTGCAGGGAATGATTTATTACAGGCAAATGGTAATGATCGTCTTGATGGTAATACGGATAACGATAATTTAAGTGCCACTGGTAATAATAATACCCTTATTGGTGGTAGTGGTAACGATACTTTAAGTGCCACTGGTAATAATAATATCCTTAATGGTGATAGCGATAACGATACTTTAAGTGTCACTGGTGATAATAATACCCTTAATGGTGGTAGTGGTAACGATATTTTAAGTGCCACTGGTAATAATAATATCCTTATCGGTGGTAGTGGTAATGATAGCCTTGATGGTGGCAGTAGTAATGATACTTTGATAGGAGATACTGGAAACGATACCCTTAATGGTGGTAGTGGTAATGATAGCCTTGATGGTGGTAGTGGTAATGATACTTTGATAGGAGATACTGGAAACGATACCCTTAATGGTGGTAGTGGTAATGATAGCCTTGATGGTGGTAGTGGTAATGATACTTTGATAGGAGATACTGGAAACGATACCCTTAATGGTGGTAGTGATAACGATAGCCTTGATGGTAGTAGTGGTAATGATAGCCTTAATGGTGGTAGTGGAAACGATACTCTTAATGGTGGTGTCGGTATTGATACCCTAATAGGTGGTGCAGACAATGACTTTTATTTCGTTGATAATATAGGGGATGTTGTCACAGAAGCCTTTAATGAGGGAATAGATACAGTATCTTCTACTATCAGCTATACTATCTCTGAGAACGTAGAAAATCTCATCTTAAGTGGTACAACAAATCTCAACGGTACTGGTAATGATGGAGATAACACCATAACAGGTAATACAGGTAACAATATTCTTATTGGTGGTATTGGCAACGATAACATTTTTGCTGGTCAAGGCAATGATACTATTAATGGTGGTGACGGCAATGACACTATAACTGGAAATCAAGGCAATGATACTATTAATGGTGGTGACGGTAATGATACTATTTTTGGTGGTCAAGGTGATGACACCATCAATGGTGGTATTGGCACTGATAGTCTAAGTGGTGACTTAGGTAGTGATACTTATATTATTGACGATAATATAAGTATCGTGGTTGAAAGTACTGCTGGGATTTCTGGGGGTATTGATACGGTTATTTCTAGTGTTAACTATACTCTTACCACTAACGTAGAAAATTTAGTATTAACTGGTAATACTGGTCTTGGTGGTACAGGTAACACAGGAGACAATCAGGTTACAGGTAATAGTGCAAACAACACATTGACTGGTGATGCAGGTGCAGATACTCTGATTGGTGGTGCTGGTAATGATGCTCTTATCGGTGGTATCGGGAATGATCTTCTTATTGGCGGTGCGGGTGCAGATAATTTAACTGGTGGTGATAATGTAGATCGTTTTGACTATAAAAATTTAAGAGATTCTCTTTTAGCTAACCCTGACACTATTACTAATTTTAATGCAGATGAAGACTTAATACGTGTTTTAAGACTTCCGGGAGCATTCAATAATTTAACGAGTACTCCTGTTACTGCTTTGACTCAATCAGCCATACAAGCCGTATTAACTTCGGGTATTTTTGTCGCTAATTCTGCAGCTACATTTACCGATGGTACGAATACTTATTTAGCTATTAATAATACTTCAGCCGGGTTCTCTGCTAGTACTGATGCAATTATTAATATTACTGGTTTTACTGGTACATTAGCTACTAATGACTTTACCAATATTTAG
- a CDS encoding glycosyltransferase: MNISVIIVVRNGEKYLSEAINSVLNQTYQPQEIIVIDGKSSDKTPDIAKSYQNVRYILQKSKGLANARNTGIDNARGDLIAFLDHDDRWCENKLSLQLNEFINDPQIEYSYGQVELFLESGHELRRGFPEKLLKEVQQGRTPGTLIMKKSLWERIGKFNPEFTIGCDTEWFTRVKDYHIPHSFIPQTLLYKRIHHTNLSHNVELNRQELLTIVKQSLDRQRLFKFL, translated from the coding sequence ATGAATATTAGTGTGATTATTGTTGTTAGAAATGGTGAAAAATATCTTTCGGAAGCTATTAATAGTGTTTTAAATCAAACTTATCAACCTCAAGAAATTATAGTTATTGATGGAAAATCTAGCGATAAAACTCCTGATATTGCTAAATCTTATCAAAATGTGAGATATATTCTTCAAAAAAGTAAAGGTTTAGCGAATGCCAGAAATACGGGTATTGATAACGCTAGGGGAGATTTAATCGCTTTTCTTGATCATGATGATCGATGGTGCGAGAATAAATTAAGTCTTCAACTGAATGAGTTTATTAATGATCCTCAAATTGAATATAGTTACGGGCAAGTAGAATTATTTTTAGAATCGGGACATGAATTGAGGAGAGGATTTCCCGAAAAATTATTAAAGGAAGTACAACAAGGGCGTACTCCGGGTACTCTAATAATGAAAAAATCATTATGGGAAAGAATCGGTAAATTTAATCCAGAGTTTACCATTGGTTGTGATACGGAATGGTTTACGAGGGTAAAAGATTATCATATTCCCCATAGTTTTATTCCTCAAACTTTGCTGTATAAACGTATTCACCATACAAATCTTTCTCACAATGTTGAGTTAAATAGACAAGAATTATTAACAATTGTTAAGCAATCTCTTGATCGTCAACGTCTTTTTAAATTTCTATAA